The proteins below are encoded in one region of Streptomyces roseirectus:
- the cas6e gene encoding type I-E CRISPR-associated protein Cas6/Cse3/CasE, whose amino-acid sequence MSVWLTRIVPDPRSAQARRDLTGREAAMHLHRRLMSLFPDDAGPDPRARFGVLFRLDDTPTGSHILLQSTHQPDLTRLPDGYGTTQTRPLDPLLDALKPGLTIRYRCTASPVRKPGATTRALYNLPAVVPLTGAHADEWFTRQADTAGLTPLTLHSQPLDTARALRTPDTKKTQSIRHTRTRFDGSATITDPDLLRQKITEGIGRGKAYGCGLLSIAPARNTP is encoded by the coding sequence ATGAGTGTCTGGCTGACCCGCATCGTCCCCGACCCCCGCTCCGCCCAGGCCCGCCGAGACCTCACCGGCCGCGAGGCGGCCATGCACCTGCACCGCCGCCTGATGTCCCTCTTCCCCGACGACGCCGGCCCCGACCCCCGCGCCCGCTTCGGCGTCCTCTTCCGCCTCGACGACACCCCCACCGGCTCCCACATCCTCCTCCAGAGCACCCACCAGCCCGACCTCACCCGCCTCCCCGACGGCTACGGCACCACCCAGACCCGCCCCCTCGACCCCCTCCTCGACGCCCTCAAACCCGGCCTCACCATCCGCTACCGCTGCACCGCAAGCCCCGTACGCAAACCCGGCGCCACCACCCGCGCCCTCTACAACCTCCCCGCCGTCGTCCCCCTCACCGGCGCCCACGCCGACGAATGGTTCACCCGCCAGGCGGACACCGCAGGACTCACCCCCCTCACCCTCCACTCCCAGCCCCTCGACACCGCCCGCGCCCTGCGCACCCCCGACACCAAGAAAACCCAGTCCATCCGCCACACCCGCACCCGCTTCGACGGCTCCGCCACCATCACCGACCCCGACCTCCTGCGCCAGAAGATCACCGAAGGCATCGGACGCGGCAAGGCATACGGCTGCGGACTCCTCAGCATCGCCCCCGCCCGGAACACCCCATGA
- a CDS encoding ABC transporter ATP-binding protein codes for MNTASAPEATGADSPRTRETLKALYGYVRPHRWTVALGLLLALAGAAGGLLQPLATKALVDRLSSGGTIATIVLALTVLVLLSTVAEAFGAYVLERTAESVVLAARRSLIGRLLRLRLPAVDRTQPGDLMSRVTSDTTLLRAVTTQAVVNAATGTVTLVAAVVVMAFLDVVLLGVALAVVAVVGVGAALVMPRIGQAAERSQEAVGEMSTGLERVFGAFRTVKASGAEERETARVEASALRAWRHGVRGAKWEALLGTADNLAVELAFLAVLAVGGARVASGDIPVSTLIAFLLYLFYLMEPVYKLVEAATQYQEGAAAISRITEVDRLAAEPPAEHRPVAATVRGPASVRFEAVSFSYGPGLPPIHRQVDFEVPGAGLTAFVGPSGAGKSTVFALIERFYETTGGRILVDGEDVRDWPLHELRSAIGYVEQDAPVLAGTLRENLVFSAPDATDDDIHAVLARTRLDTLVARLPHGLDTLVGHRGSKLSGGERQRVAIARALLRRPRLLLLDEATSQLDAVNELALRDAIAETARDTTVLVVAHRLSTVTDADRIVVMDAGMVRAVGTHEELVSTDELYARLAATQLLVRADD; via the coding sequence GTGAACACCGCATCCGCCCCGGAGGCGACGGGTGCCGACTCCCCCCGCACCCGCGAGACGCTGAAGGCGCTGTACGGGTACGTCCGTCCGCACCGGTGGACCGTCGCGCTCGGTCTGCTGCTGGCGCTGGCGGGGGCCGCCGGAGGACTGCTGCAGCCGCTGGCCACGAAGGCGCTGGTCGACCGGCTCTCGTCCGGCGGCACGATCGCGACCATCGTGCTGGCCCTGACCGTACTGGTGCTGCTGAGCACGGTGGCCGAGGCGTTCGGCGCGTACGTGCTGGAGCGGACGGCGGAGTCGGTCGTCCTGGCCGCCCGCCGCAGCCTCATCGGCCGTCTGCTGCGGCTGCGGCTCCCGGCGGTGGACCGGACACAGCCCGGCGACCTGATGTCGCGGGTGACCTCCGACACCACGCTGTTGCGGGCCGTCACGACCCAGGCAGTGGTCAACGCCGCGACCGGGACGGTGACGCTGGTCGCCGCGGTCGTGGTGATGGCGTTCCTGGACGTCGTCCTGCTCGGCGTCGCGCTCGCCGTGGTCGCGGTCGTCGGAGTGGGCGCCGCCCTGGTGATGCCGCGGATCGGGCAGGCCGCCGAGCGCTCGCAGGAGGCCGTCGGGGAGATGTCGACCGGCCTGGAGCGGGTCTTCGGCGCGTTCCGCACGGTGAAGGCGTCCGGCGCCGAGGAGCGGGAGACGGCGCGCGTCGAGGCGTCGGCCCTGCGGGCGTGGCGGCACGGCGTGCGCGGAGCGAAGTGGGAGGCCCTGCTGGGCACGGCGGACAATCTCGCCGTCGAGCTGGCGTTCCTCGCGGTGCTCGCGGTCGGCGGGGCGCGGGTGGCGTCCGGGGACATCCCCGTCTCCACGCTCATCGCCTTCCTGCTGTACCTGTTCTATCTGATGGAGCCGGTCTACAAGCTGGTCGAGGCCGCCACCCAGTACCAGGAGGGCGCCGCCGCGATCTCCCGGATCACGGAGGTGGACCGCCTGGCGGCGGAGCCCCCGGCCGAGCACCGCCCGGTCGCGGCGACGGTGCGCGGCCCGGCGTCGGTCCGCTTCGAGGCCGTGTCCTTCAGCTACGGCCCCGGGCTGCCCCCCATCCACCGGCAGGTGGACTTCGAGGTGCCCGGCGCCGGGCTGACCGCCTTCGTCGGCCCTTCCGGCGCGGGCAAGTCGACGGTCTTCGCGCTCATCGAACGGTTCTACGAGACGACCGGCGGCCGCATCCTCGTCGACGGCGAGGACGTCCGCGACTGGCCGCTGCACGAGCTGCGGTCCGCCATCGGGTACGTCGAGCAGGACGCGCCCGTGCTGGCCGGCACCCTGCGGGAGAACCTGGTCTTCAGCGCGCCGGACGCCACGGACGACGACATCCACGCCGTCCTCGCCCGGACCAGGCTCGACACCCTCGTCGCGCGTCTCCCGCACGGCCTCGACACCCTCGTCGGCCACCGCGGCTCGAAGCTCTCCGGCGGCGAGCGTCAACGTGTCGCCATCGCCCGCGCCCTGCTGCGCCGCCCCCGGCTCCTCCTCCTCGACGAGGCGACCTCCCAGCTCGACGCCGTCAACGAACTGGCCCTGCGGGACGCCATCGCCGAGACCGCCCGCGACACGACCGTCCTCGTGGTCGCCCATCGCCTCTCGACGGTCACGGACGCGGACCGCATCGTCGTCATGGACGCCGGGATGGTCCGCGCGGTCGGTACCCACGAGGAGTTGGTGTCCACGGACGAGTTGTACGCGCGGCTCGCCGCGACCCAGCTCCTGGTCCGGGCTGACGACTGA
- the casA gene encoding type I-E CRISPR-associated protein Cse1/CasA has protein sequence MPTSSHNLFEEPWVPVRWLPTAPAPHPDRVGLRDLLLRSHDIETLAIADPPAHSALLRVLYALTARVTDLDEAGPGDWGERRLDVHDAGQFPPEGIEKYVARFRHRFFLYDPGGGRPWMQDARLAAQCDADKTAGVNKLIVTRPAGNTHAWFRHGSDASPDFPTVSEAVLNLLVWHYYGPSGRCSAREVDGVKTASATAGPLRTALSYHPEGKNLFETLLAGLVKPPLTVRRERDLCPWEWANLPDPDGSPPVPEGPCARLTACSQHALLLVADENDPGLVRDAYITWAYRSGRIPRDDDYLIWQVSQQGNRYPRPADSRRALWRDLDALLLKEPPGVAQPQRPKVFEYASEVSEDLRVRALGFDQEGQAKDIQFVDAATPAVLGLVERDLPTSAPAVGRMRQLGEQYGRRLERAVKRAWTLYVDDPKADGDTWAAEAAARYWPAAEAEFWARFRALDGAGQVVPATFGAAEARTVFLRLALGAYETVTASVTRTQRGAKAVSDARIELFGGPCKKAS, from the coding sequence ATGCCGACCAGTTCTCACAACTTGTTCGAAGAGCCCTGGGTCCCTGTCCGCTGGCTTCCCACGGCCCCTGCCCCGCACCCCGACCGGGTCGGGCTGCGGGACCTGTTGCTGCGCAGTCACGACATCGAGACGCTTGCGATCGCGGATCCCCCGGCGCACTCGGCGTTGCTGAGGGTCCTGTACGCGCTGACCGCGCGGGTGACCGACCTGGACGAGGCCGGTCCTGGGGACTGGGGTGAGCGCCGTCTGGACGTCCACGACGCCGGACAGTTTCCCCCTGAGGGGATCGAGAAGTACGTCGCCCGCTTCCGGCACCGGTTCTTCCTCTACGACCCGGGGGGCGGCCGTCCGTGGATGCAGGACGCCCGGCTGGCCGCGCAGTGCGACGCGGACAAGACGGCCGGGGTGAACAAGCTGATCGTGACGCGTCCGGCGGGCAACACGCACGCCTGGTTCCGGCACGGCAGCGACGCGAGCCCGGACTTTCCGACGGTCTCCGAGGCAGTGCTGAACCTGCTGGTGTGGCACTACTACGGTCCCTCGGGCCGCTGTTCGGCCCGTGAGGTCGACGGAGTCAAGACCGCCAGCGCCACCGCGGGCCCGCTGCGCACCGCGCTCTCCTACCACCCCGAGGGCAAGAACCTCTTCGAGACACTGCTGGCGGGCTTGGTCAAACCGCCGCTCACGGTACGGCGCGAGAGGGACCTGTGCCCGTGGGAGTGGGCGAATCTCCCGGACCCCGACGGTTCGCCGCCGGTTCCGGAGGGTCCGTGCGCGCGGCTGACGGCGTGTTCCCAGCATGCGTTGCTGTTGGTCGCGGACGAGAATGATCCTGGTCTGGTCCGGGACGCGTACATCACCTGGGCCTACCGCAGCGGACGTATCCCGCGCGATGACGATTACCTGATCTGGCAGGTCAGCCAGCAGGGGAACCGCTACCCCAGGCCCGCCGATTCGCGGCGTGCGCTGTGGCGGGATTTGGACGCGCTGCTGTTGAAGGAGCCTCCGGGGGTGGCGCAGCCGCAGCGGCCGAAGGTGTTCGAGTACGCGAGCGAGGTCTCCGAGGACCTGCGGGTGCGGGCGCTGGGCTTCGACCAGGAGGGCCAGGCCAAGGACATCCAGTTCGTGGACGCCGCGACGCCCGCCGTGCTGGGGCTGGTGGAGCGGGACCTGCCGACGTCGGCGCCCGCGGTGGGGCGGATGCGGCAGCTCGGCGAACAGTACGGGCGCCGTCTGGAGCGGGCCGTCAAGCGGGCCTGGACGTTGTATGTGGACGATCCGAAGGCGGACGGGGACACCTGGGCGGCTGAGGCCGCGGCCCGTTACTGGCCCGCTGCCGAGGCCGAGTTCTGGGCCCGGTTCCGTGCGTTGGACGGCGCTGGCCAGGTGGTGCCGGCCACGTTCGGTGCCGCGGAGGCCAGGACGGTGTTCCTGCGGCTGGCGCTGGGCGCCTACGAGACGGTGACGGCGTCCGTCACCCGTACCCAGCGGGGCGCGAAGGCGGTCTCCGACGCCCGTATCGAACTCTTCGGCGGCCCGTGCAAGAAGGCGTCGTAG
- the cas5e gene encoding type I-E CRISPR-associated protein Cas5/CasD has product MNPQPLPGLLLRLSGPLQSWGERSHFNERDTASFPTRSGIIGLLASALGRRRGENIDDLTRLSVTVRTDRPGVLLRDLHTVGGGLPAKATVTTAEGKKRSGDTATLLTHRTYLADAAFTVALTTDDTTLLTQAETALTHPYWPPYLGRRSCPPEGPLLLGRFDDALHHLVHLPLAAPPPANPTAPVDFLADHPLTHLAPTTSATTDSGAHPAGRVNDQPLTFHPRRRAHRDRPLYRRTLHLPADQHTGLGTDHLTTLAAYLDGHRHQSEESPR; this is encoded by the coding sequence GTGAACCCCCAGCCCCTGCCCGGACTTCTTCTGCGCCTGAGCGGGCCGCTCCAGTCCTGGGGCGAACGCAGCCACTTCAACGAACGCGACACCGCAAGCTTCCCCACCCGCTCCGGGATCATCGGCCTGCTCGCCTCAGCCCTCGGCCGCCGGCGCGGCGAGAACATCGACGACCTCACCCGCCTGTCGGTCACCGTCCGCACGGACCGGCCCGGCGTCCTCCTGCGCGACCTGCACACCGTCGGCGGCGGCCTGCCCGCCAAAGCCACCGTCACCACCGCCGAGGGCAAGAAACGCAGCGGCGACACCGCCACCCTCCTCACCCACCGCACCTACCTCGCCGACGCCGCCTTCACCGTCGCCCTCACCACCGACGACACCACCCTCCTCACCCAGGCGGAAACCGCCCTCACCCACCCCTACTGGCCCCCCTACCTCGGCCGCCGCTCCTGCCCGCCCGAAGGCCCCCTCCTGCTGGGCCGCTTCGACGACGCCCTGCACCATCTCGTCCACCTGCCCCTCGCCGCACCCCCGCCCGCCAACCCCACCGCCCCGGTCGACTTCCTCGCCGACCACCCCCTCACCCACCTGGCCCCCACCACATCCGCCACCACCGACAGCGGCGCCCACCCGGCAGGCCGGGTCAACGACCAGCCCCTCACCTTCCACCCCCGGCGCCGCGCCCACCGCGACCGCCCCCTGTACCGCCGCACCCTCCACCTGCCCGCCGACCAGCACACCGGCCTGGGCACCGACCACCTCACCACGCTGGCCGCCTACCTCGACGGCCACCGCCATCAGTCCGAAGAGAGCCCCCGATGA
- a CDS encoding MBL fold metallo-hydrolase, with product MPSPSPLLPRTEGSALVVGGPTTVLDLGGLRIVSDPTFDDPGPHGYLTKTEGPALTEDRLADVDLVLVSHDNHADNLDDRGRAFALAAPLLLTTTGGATRLGALAQGLPAWQSHTLARPDGGELTVTAVPAVHGPEDGERDADGDVNCQVVGFVLAGDGLPTVYVSGDNASLRTVTEIARRVPRVDATVLHAGAARVTGKFRQRPVSLDSARAAAAAAILGAPVNIPAHYTGWAHFTEGRDAIEHAFDDAGLTPVLRVAGHGTWLPLTP from the coding sequence ATGCCGTCGCCGTCCCCTCTCCTCCCGCGCACCGAGGGCTCGGCCCTGGTCGTCGGCGGCCCCACGACCGTCCTGGACCTCGGCGGACTGCGCATCGTCTCCGACCCGACCTTCGACGACCCGGGCCCGCACGGCTACCTCACCAAGACCGAGGGCCCGGCCCTGACGGAGGACCGGCTGGCGGACGTCGACCTGGTGCTCGTCAGCCACGACAACCACGCCGACAACCTCGACGACCGGGGCCGCGCCTTCGCGCTCGCCGCGCCGCTGCTGCTCACCACCACCGGCGGCGCCACCCGCCTCGGCGCCCTCGCGCAGGGCCTGCCCGCCTGGCAGAGCCACACGCTCGCCCGCCCGGACGGCGGCGAGCTCACCGTCACCGCCGTACCGGCCGTGCACGGCCCCGAGGACGGCGAGCGCGACGCGGACGGCGACGTCAACTGCCAGGTCGTCGGCTTCGTCCTCGCCGGGGACGGCCTGCCCACCGTCTACGTCAGCGGCGACAACGCCTCCCTGCGGACCGTCACCGAGATCGCCCGCCGCGTCCCGCGCGTCGACGCGACCGTCCTGCACGCCGGCGCCGCCCGCGTCACCGGCAAGTTCCGCCAGCGCCCCGTCAGCCTCGACAGCGCCCGCGCCGCAGCAGCCGCCGCGATCCTCGGCGCCCCCGTCAACATCCCGGCCCACTACACGGGTTGGGCCCACTTCACCGAGGGCCGCGACGCCATCGAGCACGCCTTCGACGACGCCGGCCTCACGCCCGTCCTGCGCGTCGCCGGCCACGGGACCTGGCTCCCCCTCACCCCCTGA
- the cas2e gene encoding type I-E CRISPR-associated endoribonuclease Cas2e, which yields MTSMIAISLTAVPDHLRGALTRWLLEVTPHLYVGTVSARVRDELWSTVTATTADGVSVLIHPTDNEQGFTLHTTGTQRRNPIDFDGLTLISYQPQGKETAQPL from the coding sequence ATGACCTCCATGATCGCCATCTCCCTCACCGCCGTCCCCGACCACCTCCGCGGCGCCCTCACCCGCTGGCTCCTCGAAGTCACCCCCCACCTCTACGTCGGCACCGTCTCCGCCCGCGTCCGCGACGAACTCTGGTCCACCGTCACCGCCACCACCGCCGACGGCGTCTCCGTCCTCATCCACCCCACCGACAACGAACAAGGCTTCACCCTCCACACCACCGGCACCCAACGCCGCAACCCCATCGACTTCGACGGCCTCACCCTCATCTCCTACCAACCACAGGGCAAAGAAACCGCACAGCCCTTATAG
- a CDS encoding helix-turn-helix domain-containing protein — MAETEEALRTLAHNVRAARTRAGLSLDELGRRAKVSKGALVGLEKAQGNPNFATLVRLADTLGVSVSALLDGPAESRVRVVSAGAVAPLWTGEHGSEARLMLTTGGPAPTEVWRWTLEPGEEYPSHPHQAGVTETVSVTAGRMTLVVDGTEHPVEAGQTAAFDADAPHTYRGAGTGTCHLIMTVHLPPGPA, encoded by the coding sequence ATGGCCGAGACCGAGGAAGCGCTGCGGACGCTCGCGCACAACGTCCGCGCGGCCCGCACCCGCGCCGGCCTCTCCCTGGACGAACTCGGCCGCCGCGCCAAGGTCAGCAAGGGAGCACTCGTCGGCCTGGAGAAAGCACAGGGCAACCCGAACTTCGCGACCCTGGTCCGCCTCGCCGACACCCTGGGCGTCTCCGTGTCCGCGCTGCTCGACGGGCCCGCCGAGAGCCGCGTCCGCGTGGTGAGCGCCGGCGCCGTCGCGCCGCTGTGGACGGGGGAGCACGGCAGCGAGGCCCGGCTCATGCTGACGACCGGCGGACCGGCGCCCACCGAGGTCTGGCGCTGGACGCTGGAGCCCGGCGAGGAGTACCCCAGCCACCCCCATCAGGCAGGCGTCACCGAGACCGTCAGTGTCACCGCCGGCCGGATGACCCTCGTCGTCGACGGCACCGAGCACCCCGTCGAAGCCGGCCAGACCGCGGCCTTCGACGCCGACGCCCCCCACACGTACCGGGGCGCGGGCACCGGGACCTGCCACCTGATCATGACCGTCCACCTGCCACCCGGCCCGGCGTGA
- the cas1e gene encoding type I-E CRISPR-associated endonuclease Cas1e: protein MTPPAHTPGQARRRLAAPTVAMLPRIADSLSFLYLDIVRIHQDDTGVRAEITSPERGTETVYLPTAALSCILLGPGTSITARALTTLARHGTTVLITGSGGVRTYAAALPDSLTTTWLERQTRTWADDQQRLAVATAMYELRFGPGTVKPGTTLAQLRGLEGHRVKAHYRLLAQQYRIGRFRRTYDPASWDTQDPVNLALSAANTCLYGIVHAAILALGCSPALGYVHNGNQQAFVYDIADLYKADLTIPLAFSLHNSTNPEAEARRSFRDGLRLFRLLPRIVTDIQNLLDPDTTHQPPDPEEHLVDLWDPVTGPIPGGTNHATPP, encoded by the coding sequence ATGACCCCACCCGCCCACACCCCCGGCCAGGCACGCCGCCGCCTCGCCGCACCCACCGTCGCCATGCTCCCCCGCATCGCCGACTCCCTCTCCTTCCTCTACCTCGACATCGTCCGCATCCACCAGGACGACACCGGCGTCCGCGCCGAAATCACCAGCCCCGAACGCGGCACCGAAACCGTCTACCTCCCCACCGCAGCCCTCTCCTGCATCCTCCTCGGCCCCGGCACCTCCATCACCGCCCGCGCCCTCACCACCCTCGCCCGCCACGGCACCACCGTCCTCATCACCGGCTCCGGCGGCGTCCGCACCTACGCCGCCGCCCTCCCCGACTCCCTCACCACCACCTGGCTCGAACGCCAGACCCGCACCTGGGCCGACGACCAGCAACGCCTCGCCGTCGCCACCGCCATGTACGAACTGCGCTTCGGCCCCGGCACCGTCAAACCCGGCACCACCCTCGCCCAGCTCCGCGGACTCGAAGGCCACCGCGTCAAAGCCCACTACCGCCTCCTCGCCCAGCAATACCGCATCGGCCGCTTCCGCCGCACCTACGACCCGGCCTCCTGGGACACCCAGGACCCCGTCAACCTCGCCCTCTCCGCCGCCAACACCTGCCTCTACGGCATCGTCCACGCCGCCATCCTCGCCCTCGGCTGCTCACCCGCCCTCGGCTACGTCCACAACGGCAACCAGCAAGCCTTCGTCTACGACATCGCCGACCTCTACAAAGCCGACCTCACCATCCCCCTCGCCTTCTCCCTCCACAACTCCACCAACCCCGAAGCCGAAGCCCGCCGCTCCTTCCGCGACGGACTCCGCCTCTTCCGGCTCCTGCCCCGCATCGTCACCGACATCCAAAACCTCCTCGACCCCGACACCACCCACCAACCACCCGACCCCGAAGAACACCTCGTCGACCTCTGGGACCCCGTCACCGGCCCCATCCCCGGCGGCACCAACCACGCCACCCCACCCTGA
- a CDS encoding B3/B4 domain-containing protein, whose product MTTFRISTAVADAFPDALIAVVTATGLRGHEPWPATDAALDDLERRLAAGTWRPADETDPRIASWHAAYRSFGTNPRRVRPSVDALGRRLAKKGSLPRINPAVDSYNTVSVRHGLPAGAFDLAHVTGAVEIRHATGAETFTPLGEPGTLDHPAPGEIIYTDTTDVLTRHWNHRDAHRTRVTPDSTHVAFVLETLHADRDGHLLRTAAGELRDLLTAHSARTTVGYLSPAHPELTV is encoded by the coding sequence ATGACCACCTTCCGCATCAGCACCGCCGTCGCGGACGCCTTCCCCGACGCCCTCATCGCCGTCGTCACCGCGACCGGGCTGCGCGGCCACGAACCCTGGCCCGCCACCGACGCCGCCCTCGACGACCTGGAGCGCCGGCTCGCCGCCGGCACCTGGCGGCCCGCCGACGAGACCGACCCCCGCATCGCGTCCTGGCACGCCGCCTACCGCTCCTTCGGCACCAACCCCCGCCGCGTCCGCCCCAGCGTCGACGCGCTCGGCCGCCGCCTCGCGAAGAAGGGCTCGCTCCCCCGCATCAACCCTGCCGTCGACTCCTACAACACCGTCTCCGTCCGCCACGGCCTGCCCGCCGGCGCCTTCGACCTCGCCCACGTCACCGGCGCCGTCGAGATCCGTCACGCCACCGGCGCCGAGACCTTCACGCCCCTCGGCGAACCCGGCACCCTCGACCACCCCGCCCCCGGCGAGATCATCTACACCGACACCACGGACGTCCTCACCCGCCACTGGAACCACCGCGACGCCCACCGCACCCGGGTCACCCCCGACTCCACCCACGTCGCCTTCGTCCTCGAAACCCTCCACGCCGACCGCGACGGCCACCTCCTCAGGACGGCCGCCGGTGAACTTCGGGATCTGCTCACGGCGCACTCGGCCCGGACCACGGTCGGTTACCTGAGCCCGGCGCACCCGGAACTCACCGTCTGA
- the cas7e gene encoding type I-E CRISPR-associated protein Cas7/Cse4/CasC translates to MTAPARFIDIHILHSVPFANLNRDDTNSVKTVQYGNTLRTRVSSQSWKRAARTVFEEQFGEAALRTRRIGERVSRELELRGWPSELAQRAGGHAAVASGIKFELAKKSGEAKETVPNKVLTNAMVYVPETAVAELADLAERHREALEQAKDIKKPADKSVLPSGEVEAVLRSRNGVINLFGRMLAEIDDAGVDGAVQVAHALTTHETDVELDYFSAVDDVTALWDDATGSGHMGHAEFSAGTFYRYATLDLRDLAANIGDDQDAARELAAGFLTAFVGSLPQAKKNSTAPHTMPDLVHISVRSDRPLSYAAAFEKPVRASAQGGFAEVSRTQLDTYAQAANTLLGAKGLIASGWAGLDTGLTGLGERHPSFEELITTAVDAALAPAPEATA, encoded by the coding sequence ATGACCGCTCCCGCCCGTTTCATCGACATCCACATCCTGCACTCCGTCCCGTTCGCCAATCTGAACCGCGACGACACGAATTCTGTGAAGACCGTCCAGTACGGCAACACGCTGCGTACGCGGGTTAGCAGCCAGTCCTGGAAGCGTGCCGCGCGGACGGTCTTCGAGGAGCAGTTCGGTGAGGCGGCCCTGCGTACCCGCCGTATCGGGGAGCGCGTCAGCCGTGAGCTGGAGCTGCGCGGCTGGCCGTCCGAGCTGGCGCAGCGGGCCGGCGGCCATGCCGCGGTGGCCAGCGGCATCAAGTTCGAGCTGGCCAAGAAGTCCGGCGAGGCCAAGGAGACCGTGCCCAACAAGGTCCTCACCAACGCGATGGTCTACGTCCCGGAGACGGCCGTCGCCGAGCTGGCCGACCTCGCCGAGCGCCACCGCGAGGCCCTGGAGCAGGCCAAGGACATCAAGAAGCCCGCCGACAAGAGCGTCCTGCCCTCCGGCGAGGTCGAGGCCGTGCTGCGGTCGCGCAACGGGGTCATCAACCTCTTCGGCCGGATGCTCGCCGAGATCGACGACGCCGGCGTGGACGGCGCCGTCCAGGTCGCCCACGCCCTGACCACCCACGAGACGGACGTCGAGCTTGATTACTTCTCGGCCGTGGACGACGTCACCGCGCTGTGGGACGACGCCACCGGCAGCGGCCACATGGGGCACGCCGAGTTCAGCGCGGGGACCTTCTACCGCTACGCCACCCTCGACCTGCGCGACCTCGCCGCGAACATCGGCGACGACCAGGACGCGGCCCGCGAACTCGCCGCCGGCTTCCTGACCGCGTTCGTCGGCTCCCTGCCCCAGGCGAAGAAGAACTCCACCGCCCCGCACACCATGCCCGACCTCGTCCACATCAGCGTCCGCTCCGACCGCCCCCTGTCCTACGCGGCGGCCTTCGAGAAGCCCGTCCGCGCGAGCGCGCAGGGCGGCTTCGCCGAGGTCTCCCGCACCCAGCTCGACACCTACGCCCAGGCCGCGAACACCCTGCTGGGCGCCAAGGGCCTGATCGCCTCCGGCTGGGCCGGCCTGGACACCGGCCTCACCGGCCTGGGCGAGCGCCACCCCTCCTTCGAGGAACTGATCACCACCGCCGTCGACGCCGCCCTCGCCCCGGCTCCCGAGGCCACCGCGTGA
- the casB gene encoding type I-E CRISPR-associated protein Cse2/CasB has product MPPENSTDERIAARRRRLLEFTGEIEELCRDDPGARTALRTGLRRDLDHVPRMHRFIARWLPRDSSEAEQRAYYAVAAMIAAQPRSRYPDPDDEPGTDPQQETSAEQEPPESAGQESQADGDSPAAERYGASLGRAFALAVYESPERERTMREAAAEARLNLLTRQSLGGLHRHLPASVGYLRELDVPVDWAQLLSDLASWPAYCDRIARRWLQDYYIERNRALSQVADHADQDEATRLSTPA; this is encoded by the coding sequence ATGCCCCCCGAGAACAGCACCGACGAGCGCATCGCGGCCCGGCGCCGCAGGCTCCTGGAATTCACCGGCGAGATCGAGGAACTGTGCCGGGACGATCCCGGCGCCCGGACCGCGTTGCGCACCGGCTTGCGCCGCGACCTCGACCATGTCCCCCGGATGCACCGGTTTATCGCCAGGTGGCTTCCGCGCGACAGCTCGGAGGCCGAACAGCGGGCTTATTACGCGGTGGCCGCGATGATCGCCGCCCAGCCCCGCAGCCGCTACCCCGACCCCGACGACGAACCCGGCACCGACCCGCAGCAGGAGACGTCCGCCGAGCAGGAGCCGCCGGAGTCCGCCGGCCAGGAGTCGCAGGCCGACGGCGACAGCCCCGCGGCGGAGCGGTACGGCGCGAGCCTGGGGCGTGCGTTCGCGCTCGCCGTGTACGAGAGCCCGGAGCGGGAGCGGACGATGCGGGAGGCGGCTGCGGAGGCGCGGCTGAACCTGCTGACCCGGCAGAGTCTGGGCGGTCTGCACCGCCACCTTCCCGCCTCGGTCGGCTACCTGCGCGAGCTGGACGTCCCTGTCGACTGGGCCCAGTTGCTGTCCGACCTCGCCTCTTGGCCCGCCTACTGCGACCGCATCGCGCGGCGCTGGTTGCAGGACTACTACATCGAGCGCAACCGGGCCCTCAGTCAGGTCGCCGACCACGCCGACCAGGACGAGGCCACCCGCCTCAGCACCCCCGCCTGA